In Streptomyces ambofaciens ATCC 23877, a single genomic region encodes these proteins:
- a CDS encoding winged helix DNA-binding domain-containing protein — MTVLDTRALNRATLARQALLDRADLPVLDAVAHLGGLQAQEPQEPFVGLWSRLRAFAPAALSDLLTERRVVRTHLMRRTVHLVTADDVLAWRSRHDAMLRGRVLGTYRRELEGVDLDELAAAGRAVMSDGEPRSMSELARAVAGGRPGPAPRALGEMLVAALIPMAQLPPRGLWRTRAGVRNLPLSAWLGRDIDPPSPPGSDPVGQTLVRRYLAAFGPAGSADLRAWCGLAGLPAAVAAVRGELVAFRDERGRELLDLPDAPRPDPATPAPVRFLPAFDNALLGYQDRGRIVDDAHRGLSVAGARVALVDGRVAATWTVEAGTVTVTPLRRFSRAERTTVAEEGQALASFLSDGESDGVRVTESSG, encoded by the coding sequence ATGACCGTGCTCGACACCCGGGCGCTCAACCGCGCCACGCTCGCCCGGCAGGCACTGCTCGACCGTGCCGACCTCCCGGTCCTCGACGCCGTCGCCCACCTCGGCGGCCTGCAGGCGCAGGAGCCGCAGGAACCGTTCGTCGGACTCTGGTCACGACTGCGTGCCTTCGCACCGGCGGCGCTCTCGGACCTGCTCACGGAGCGACGCGTGGTGCGCACCCACCTCATGCGCCGCACCGTCCATCTCGTCACCGCCGACGACGTCCTCGCCTGGCGGTCGCGCCACGACGCCATGCTGCGCGGACGGGTCCTCGGTACCTACCGCCGCGAACTCGAAGGCGTGGACCTCGACGAGCTCGCCGCGGCGGGCCGGGCGGTCATGTCGGACGGCGAGCCCCGCTCGATGAGCGAGCTGGCCCGGGCGGTCGCCGGGGGCCGCCCGGGGCCGGCACCACGTGCCCTGGGGGAGATGCTGGTCGCCGCGCTCATCCCGATGGCCCAACTGCCACCGCGCGGGCTCTGGCGCACGAGAGCGGGCGTGCGCAACCTGCCGCTGTCCGCCTGGCTCGGCCGGGACATCGACCCGCCGTCCCCGCCCGGCTCCGACCCGGTCGGTCAGACGCTGGTACGGCGCTACCTGGCCGCCTTCGGTCCCGCCGGCTCGGCGGATCTGCGCGCCTGGTGCGGCCTCGCCGGACTGCCCGCGGCGGTCGCCGCGGTGCGCGGGGAACTGGTCGCCTTCCGCGACGAGCGGGGCCGGGAACTCCTGGACCTCCCCGACGCACCGCGTCCGGACCCCGCGACCCCCGCCCCCGTCCGGTTCCTGCCGGCGTTCGACAACGCCCTCCTCGGCTACCAGGACCGCGGCAGGATCGTCGACGACGCCCACCGCGGCCTGTCGGTCGCCGGAGCCCGCGTGGCACTGGTCGACGGGCGGGTCGCCGCGACCTGGACCGTCGAGGCGGGGACGGTGACCGTCACCCCGCTGCGCCGCTTCTCCCGGGCCGAACGCACGACCGTCGCCGAGGAGGGACAGGCCCTGGCGTCCTTCCTCTCCGACGGTGAGAGCGACGGCGTCCGGGTCACCGAGTCGTCGGGGTGA
- a CDS encoding VOC family protein, which produces MSVKAVTHLNFRGDAREALTFYQSVFGGDVAAVTYRDAGNVQDPSEAEQVMWGQVSADSGLCVMAYDVPARLPWNQGENAFFVSVRGESAEEITTYWKKLSDGATVLQPLAAARWAPLYGMLRDRFGVTWVLDVVSGYDAS; this is translated from the coding sequence GTGTCCGTCAAAGCCGTGACCCACCTGAACTTCCGTGGTGACGCCCGCGAGGCGCTCACCTTCTACCAGTCCGTGTTCGGCGGCGACGTGGCCGCGGTGACCTACCGGGACGCCGGGAACGTCCAGGACCCCTCCGAGGCCGAACAGGTCATGTGGGGCCAGGTGTCCGCCGACAGCGGCCTGTGCGTGATGGCCTACGACGTGCCCGCCCGCCTGCCGTGGAACCAGGGCGAGAACGCCTTCTTCGTCTCGGTCCGCGGCGAGAGCGCCGAGGAGATCACCACGTACTGGAAGAAGCTGTCCGACGGCGCGACCGTCCTGCAGCCGCTGGCGGCAGCGCGGTGGGCACCGCTCTACGGGATGCTGCGCGACAGGTTCGGCGTCACCTGGGTCCTGGACGTGGTGAGCGGGTACGACGCGTCCTGA